In one Chionomys nivalis chromosome 13, mChiNiv1.1, whole genome shotgun sequence genomic region, the following are encoded:
- the Slc22a23 gene encoding solute carrier family 22 member 23 isoform X3, with amino-acid sequence MAIDRRRDAAGSSAGRQPAPAEENGSLPPGDAAASAPLGGRAGSSGSAEIQPLPALHPSGGPHSSCCAAAAAPSLLLLDYDGSVLPFLGGLGGGYQKTLVVLTWIPALFIGFSQFSDSFLLDQPNFWCRGAGKGTELAGATVTGRWSDMGNWTSPPVTPFSTAAWGTASNRSNNSDTPPLPSPPGKGNNDSNCDCHAWDYGIRTGLVQNVVSKGWSAPRTAVFHHLHSDLRTDCGTVGECDNVQHTQVL; translated from the exons ATGGCGATAGACCGGCGGCGCGACGCGGCGGGTAGCAGTGCCGGACGGCAGCCGGCCCCGGCCGAGGAGAACGGGTCCCTGCCACCCGGGGACGCGGCGGCCTCGGCGCCCCTCGGAGGACGTGCGGGCTCCAGCGGCAGCGCGGAGATCCAGCCGCTGCCGGCGCTGCACCCAAGCGGCGGCCCGCACTCGAGCTGCTGCGCGGCGGCAGCCGCCCCGAGCCTCCTGTTGCTGGACTACGATGGCTCGGTGCTGCCTTTTCTCGGGGGCCTGGGCGGCGGCTACCAGAAGACCCTGGTGGTGCTCACCTGGATCCCGGCGCTGTTCATCGGCTTCAGCCAGTTCTCGGACTCCTTCCTCCTGGACCAGCCCAACTTCTGGTGCCGCGGGGCCGGCAAAGGCACCGAGCTAGCGGGTGCCACTGTCACCGGCCGGTGGAGCGACATGGGCAATTGGACCAGCCCCCCAGTCACCCCTTTCTCCACTGCTGCCTGGGGGACCGCGAGCAACCGAAGCAACAACAGCGACACGCCACCCCTCCCGTCCCCTCCAGGCAAGGGGAACAACGATTCAAATTGCGACTGCCACGCTTGGGACTACGGCATCCGCACTGGCCTCGTCCAGAACGTGGTCAGCAAG GGTTGGTCGGCGCCCCGTACTGCTGTTTTCCATCATCTTCATTCTGATCTTCGGACTGACTGTGGCACTGTCGGTGAATGTGACAATGTTCAGCACACTCAGGTTCTTTGA